Proteins from one Chaetodon auriga isolate fChaAug3 chromosome 19, fChaAug3.hap1, whole genome shotgun sequence genomic window:
- the cplane1 gene encoding ciliogenesis and planar polarity effector 1, with amino-acid sequence MELKLEVVLSSSIKRKKPWPRFCWLGKEKESVFLLDDKRISEINMVSGRTKKRTPKLHPLLNSVVTMASSHNGMWLCGLLVSGELFLWNRDKDLLKTAAAVPEVVHMITTVQGNTTRLSLQVSGDGMRVVLVAITGQVFLWQCMDVRDLTGVRDGTVKGHWAHILPLEDSILPSAQDKEASQHTIFIKTEVVGDACLSAFVFTSGKKLIITCLKIQWEEGHVRVGSVGYSVQWATKTYPMSRLTPPCQPVKSRGALLPAFSPDGRLLAVVLNQRQPKATQVLFVSTQNFVSLSSSLGGCGSKKMEIPSKYIRSYWVGSVSWSPGGLFLACVLKRGSLLMISRLGRLLTLTSCGCSVDFGPAHFLPLHPLVTYRPPMSAGKAEPSLSSSSLSVRDVLRQRYSVTWHPRLLYLIVSDGYMATVMRVLDRPSPALLLKSLIKDTNRDLEKASRILNKSQIHVREWFDSVSCLNLDGSLEVFNPTVTRAPRTTDSVLSAATDGSTLPLFLQDQGTLGGTKELLEKVQTFFEEDSDLDGAPAGSHVEDGGRLEFASMFDTLHALDTQTDSGLVTSPDYEKDFAETERKTPLLHRELGKIQSKLLTAWAFGMSLGNTVENRSCLLKHTLHCVVRFAALLHLIPSSVVHTGKKNTSDSTRLLHLLKDLLSFLPWDATHSDGPRCLSLVVELSKRLIRLLLTPHPESQQTGHCQLSSHSLSTVLLVLQQVSQSLDHTYSLQQKTVWSSAEKGSQPPQLWPSDVYHVPLLQDDKEEKSTFVHQARPVPQRPSSRLLGVWQWVYEVTQQYMEELINFKGCDGWEEEQQQLFVIVSQIQIALQATGQRLEEGPALLSYPGEHLFLCGSYPKSADTWRSQICEESNKSSDRSVFKETQLCLALLYSLLSQYHLREAQELGDHMARLILHRTGHQKDNKTCITADSLPCPWLPVDLHSDAACAVVQALGRFMASYFTNQPLYIPPPHHVAVLPPLHLPHAPGVGRLIPLCQEEVSRAVRQQQLSEVWTVDYAQDLLLLGGLLPETVWLAYHLGDWKTAASLSLAYTNYCSDHFDFTQLRKRELHLPTVLEPESIFQVELECLLTNKSDSQDCRDKDGDKSFTDPLEGEDWELLQVSIQEILKASVMAGVNVLSSPLSSLLDTAKDLCSCLPALVPNGLYLPSPPLYCPQPSPNTQDPMGTVGQFAEVASRHKVSGVLQRLLLLLRSARCCHPAAQWYISHLRRARHLLHKIKKKYSYPSAAVEEKAFPEGLMRFVTHSGFFRRGPNKDGHLDPDTIQTIICFRELCALCWMLHVRDQLSISCRKYQAAREHGRDEQIPAGAEVSSTCVDALRWACRFLPFSCFLNAEEILQDILLSLVSELPPLSLVVDMLVRAFPEEEESVRVPLREKYNSLLQRLRQCNVLEGEKEEVNEPMMIVIQDKRRQRIKHLRRLQRHLGPPELHLWEKEEEEEDGGGKHGMAMLRQLSLGTSLSTSTLTDCGFPPVCSDGDTADNTSEAISPEMRSRATARGKKAKKGKVRTKKTAVKIERVIQEESHPGDAKEIEQPSLPVVGTWEFELEDEEYLNFLELFLSYVLEKDSTDGGDSGGELPLLKGFSPQLRDRELHSLTFDVLTTIHRRQRHAHHPERKHSGNDPPVFRAGSCYKPVKRCATPELQTSSVWSEAPACRTSLSVTSLPGMKDGRQKGLFGLRQQQSVPLGQRMKGGLFGPEASPIRSAVPAGQPSDSLIFGSSTSVEAAIELQQGLDPKLEAQFPELGRLLEWMVRWADRRVLIGHHGKKKKERSEGVGGAPDEGVVIRVKASAPAVLTSLSMLQARYTALLGSDCYRTHIQVPRTQWTVAPVLQPGVDMRLEKESSVDTGYPGSANTPNAGLDHNLQQEELSIDSHTDEPEELMFHRTPLPHDEDHLTFDALQKQSSSQQPSLDDLDVTPEKEGKNSDSDGFEVSSSVSDENILGNVCTPETSLKLADLDLSEDVEDMPSSTFLHNRTTSLQAPPHSEPQALPPAQPEVRAELSGSTGVLLPSSPVDPPSLQPQSSTAGAPTVDSTAPSQPQSAQTPPMRQRLGEDLLRLVQNINYMSLMEVLGASFSNLQLAHQSASLAQSITNSSHPYVPLSHATSFIPPPNALPVQTSTSVAPQTPACAPSSGSNDPEFSQVPACVFADQPARQSSGKISLTGGQRHTTRNLPSTANGAGVNYQEMQPLSVQAVSPEIQFKESTRLIPHSQGLLATTDTSHTAPVLPPCNDSTQNDPASQILGLKLLQLHRPPLPHQLPPSHYPPAQMPHTTNRAMTESHQHKFENVDQSASKRTEEEKRNGSSVPKRQLSLNFPHDPTQPKIQTSERSRGQEFSRLPPAHTPAPMQGLRLLHFQPVSQSNITLPKLPIPSSSRPASVIAAPMGDATMIKLLHIESGPKMMLPLAAPSAQMTRLISMEELTSSVIGRQNAEEARPRLLRADPPNESTRRATTSHSSDSSKRQKRREEKAGRSRKTEVTFRLNESIILTQAPTNECVNEEPAAAEVITPGQDAAIPFVPGSFDSLLSGQKLLDKAMSTSAELHAFASTCKRPPECHDAFTNTDPACPPTLVDKAVSASVVASSPKYTEDTPQGPEKHLDLNGHQFISVLDLEDKALHQDLPPCLGSGAADVPSIRPSSPTSAQLHVLATSVISSTAAADPQRIVTVPEDLLKPTTHTDIPEELPSLIHIEPDVDPERITPQHLADPSDSGICQAIKTQSVGPHSTSSTPPTVWFSSRLSELDAQLAALQNIADCLEMDFSNSRMLVNTIEKLTPVLAPDVKTTTAIKKTVRLSVPQEAWMPRLDTSTEQNTEQNTFEGDDENREEEFVGHNNSCAPERMPSFNFPTSSHSHSAGSSYLHTPPKMRDQLVEASGISPVWADENLGQAGLSDTVELLDELVKEGYLSPTDLDLSSSQTAHRGSGLDQQQSSWMSQKRVLPEDERRELRIWMRRKQRDRLAVYQKHRESLRERERKPFSTSGAAKPANKNQAGIWRSRDEKEKFMLLEQYNQRTREACSLVNDFPTNPPTLLRSSRTAGSPLPSTTRSNSAPPPAGTPSASANDKRTLKSGQAQPHLRPWTAEMQAWPSEDYRRRLGLHRPVTSLPRDRLSQVTRRGMLTDKKNHAKLHTASQNDVRYHRKTALNRSPSEGTAAGRGILREQMRMKEREEVNLSEPTSELNRLLGAEESDIVLAGLLDEQDDVARAGVTDMGWLDHLSETGSSSLSKIDWAAIERMVAAEEA; translated from the exons ATGGAGCTAAAGTTGGAGGTGGTTTTGTCATCCAGCATCAAACGGAAGAAACCATGGCCGCGGTTCTGTTGGCTGGGGAAG GAGAAGGAGTCTGTGTTCCTGTTAGATGACAAACGGATCAGTGAGATCAACATGGTGTCTGGTCGCACAAAGAAGAGGACTCCCAAACTCCATCCTTTGCTCAACAGTGTGGTGACAATGGCTTCATCTCACAATG GTATGTGGCTTTGTGGACTTTTGGTCTCAGGAGAGCTGTTTCTGTGGAACAGGGATAAAGACTTGTTGAAGACTGCTGCAGCAGTACCAGAAGTGGTTCATATGATTACTACTGTTCAAG gcaATACCACACGACTGTCACTTCAAGTTTCAGGGGATGGGATGCGTGTGGTCCTGGTAGCCATAACTGGGCAAGTGTTCCTGTGGCAGTGTATGGATGTCAGGGATTTGACAGGGGTACGAGATGGCACAGTCAAGGGACACTGGGCACATATACTGCCCCTTGAAGACTCCATTCTGCCTTCTGCACAAGACAAAGAAGCATCCCAACACACCATCTTCATCAAGACAGAG GTTGTGGGTGATGCTTGCTTATCcgcttttgttttcacatctGGGAAGAAGCTAATCATCACTTGCCTGAAAATTCAATGGGAAGAGGGTCATGTGAGAGTGGG TTCTGTGGGATACAGCGTACAGTGGGCCACCAAGACATACCCTATGTCTCGTCTCACTCCACCATGCCAGCCAGTGAAGTCCAGAGGAGCCTTGTTGCCAGCCTTCTCCCCAGATGGCCGACTGTTAGCTGTCGTCCTGAACCAGAGGCAGCCGAAG GCTACACAGGTCCTCTTTGTAAGCACACAGAATTTTGTCTCATTATCAAGTAGCCTTGGAGGATGTGGAAGCAAGAAAATGGAGATCCCCTCTAAATATATAAG GTCCTACTGGGTGGGCAGTGTGAGCTGGTCACCGGGTGGTCTTTTCCTGGCCTGTGTTTTGAAGAGAGGCTCCCTTCTTATGATTTCTCGCCTTGGGAGGCTTCTCACACTAACAAGCTGTGGTTGCAGTGTTGACTTTGGGCCTGCACACTTCCTCCCCCTGCACCCTCTTGTCACGTACCG GCCACCAATGTCTGCAGGCAAAGCAGAGCCCTCTCTGTCCAGCTCTAGCTTGTCTGTGCGGGATGTCCTGAGGCAGCGGTATTCTGTGACCTGGCACCCACGGCTGTTATATCTCATTGTGTCTGATGGCTACATGGCCACAGTTATGAGGGTGTTAGATCGGCCTTCTCCTGCCCTGTTGCTGAAATCACTTATaaaggacacaaacagagacctTGAGAAAGCCAGCCGGATACTCAATAAATCCCAG attcatgtCAGGGAATGGTTtgattcagtatcttgcctgAATCTGGACGGCAGCCTTGAGGTGTTCAACCCCACTGTTACACGTGCGCCCAGAACCACAGACTCTGTCCTATCAGCAGCCACAGATGGATCCACTTTGCCACTTTTCCTGCAGGACCAAGGGACATTGGGTGGTACCAAGGAGCTTCTTGAAAAAGTGCAG ACTTTCTTTGAGGAGGACTCTGATTTAGATGGAGCTCCTGCTGGTTCTCATGTGGAGGATGGCGGTCGTCTGGAGTTTGCCTCTATGTTTGACACGCTCCACGCCctggacacacagactgacagtggACTTGTCACTAGCCCAGATTATGAAAAGGACTTtgctgaaacagagaggaagactcCTCTTCTTCATCGGGAGCTTGGGAAAATCCAGAGTAAGCTGTTAACAGCCTGGGCTTTTGGCATGTCTTTAGGAAATACTGTGGAAAACAGAAGTTGCCTGCTGAAGCATACCCTTCACTGTGTGGTGcgatttgctgctttgctcCACTTGATCCCCAGCTCTGTGGTCCACACAGGGAAAAAGAATACCTCCGATTCTACTCGCCTCCTGCACCTTCTCAAAgaccttctctcttttcttccctgGGATGCCACTCACTCAGATGGGCCACGCTGCCTGAGCCTGGTGGTAGAGCTCAGTAAACGGCTGATACGCCTCCTGTTGACCCCTCACCCTGAGTCCCAACAGACTGGTCACTGTCAGTTATCATCTCACAGTCTATCCACGGTCCTGCTTGTCTTGCAGCAAGTCTCTCAATCTCTTGACCACACCTACAGCCTGCAGCAAAAAACTGTCTGGTCCTCTGCAGAGAAGGGATCCCAGCCACCACAGCTCTGGCCTTCAGATGTATACCATGTGCCTTTGTTGCAGGATGATAAGGAAGAGAAATCCACTTTTGTACATCAGGCACGACCTGTTCCCCAGCGACCATCCAGCAG ATTGTTGGGAGTGTGGCAGTGGGTCTACGAGGTCACCCAGCAGTATATGGAGGAACTGATAAACTTCAAAGGCTGTGATGGCTGGGAGGAGGAACAGCAACAGTTGTTTGTCATCGTGTCCCAGATTCAAATAGCTCTGCAGGCTACAGGACAAAGGCTAGAGGAGGGTCCTGCACTGCTGAGTTACCCAG GTGAACATCTTTTCCTGTGTGGCTCGTACCCAAAAAGTGCTGATACATGGCGGTCACAAATTTGTGAGGAGAGTAACAAAA GCTCTGATCGGAGTGTCTTCAAGGAGACCCAGCTTTGTCTGGCACTCCTGTACAGTCTGTTATCCCAGTACCATCTGAGAGAAGCCCAGGAGTTGGGGGACCACATGGCCCGCCTGATCCTGCACAGGACTGGACACCAGAAGGACAACAAGACCTGCATAACAG CAGACTCTCTTCCTTGCCCGTGGCTGCCGGTGGACCTTCACAGTGATGCAGCTTGTGCCGTGGTTCAGGCCCTGGGAAGATTTATGGCCTCATACTTCACCAACCAACCCCTCTACATCCCACCCCCTCACCACGTGGCTGTCCTTCCTCCACTTCATCTACCTcatg CCCCTGGTGTTGGGCGCTTGATTCCACTGTGCCAGGAGGAGGTTTCTAGAGCAGTGCgacaacagcagctgtcagaagTATGGACAGTAGACTACGCCCAGGACCTTCTCCTGCTAGGGGGTCTGCTTCCTGAAACTGTTTGGTTGGCTTACCATCTTGGGGACTGGAAGACAGCGGCCTCCCTGAGCCTGGCCTATACAAATTACTGCTCTGACCACTTTGACTTCACTCAGCTCAGGAAGCGAGAGCTCCACCTCCCAACAGTTTTAGAACCAGAAAGCATTTTTCAGGTTGAGTTGGAATGTCTTCTTACCAATAAATCTGACTCCCAAGACTGCAGAGATAAAGACGGTGACAAGAGCTTTACAG ACCCTTTGGAAGGAGAAGACTGGGAGTTGCTACAGGTTTCCATACAGGAGATTCTCAAGGCCTCAGTCATGGCTGGAGTGAATGTTTTGTCCTCACCCTTGTCTTCCTTGCTAGACACAGCCAAAGACCTGTGCTCTTGCCTGCCAGCTTTGGTGCCAAATGGACTGTATCTGCCTTCCCCGCCTCTTTATTGCCCTCAGCCTTCCCCCAACACACAG GATCCAATGGGGACAGTGGGGCAGTTTGCAGAAGTTGCATCACGTCACAAAGTGTCTGGAGTTCTCCAAAGATTACTATTACTCCTCAGATCTGCTCGTTGTTGTCATCCTGCTGCGCAGTGGTACATCAGCCATCTGCGCCGTGCCAGACATCTACTACACAAG ATCAAGAAGAAATACTCCTatccatcagctgctgtagaAGAAAAGGCTTTCCCAGAGGGACTGATGAGGTTCGTCACTCATAGTGGATTCTTCAGACGAGGGCCGAATAAAGACGGTCACCTGGACCCTGACACCATTCAGACCATTA TCTGTTTCAGGGAGCTGTGTGCTCTATGCTGGATGCTTCATGTCAGGGACCAGCTCTCCATTTCCTGTAGGAAGTATCAGGCTGCCAGAGAGCATGGCAGAGATGAACAG ATCCCTGCAGGTGCAGAGGTGAGCTCTACCTGCGTTGATGCTCTCCGCTGGGCCTGTCGTTTCCTGCCCTTCTCTTGCTTCCTCAATGCTGAAGAGATCCTGCAGGACATACTGCTCAGCCTCGTGTCTgaacttcctcctctgtctctg GTGGTGGACATGCTGGTGCGAGCCTTcccagaggaagaagagtcTGTCAGAGTCCCTCTGAGAGAAAAGTACAACTcgctgctgcagagactgaGGCAATGCAATGTCCTCG agggggaaaaagaagaggtgaaTGAGCCGATGATGATTGTGATTCAAGACAAACGCAGACAGAGAATAAAACATCTTAGGCGCTTGCAGAGGCACCTGGGCCCCCCTGAGCTCCATTtgtgggagaaagaggaggaagaggaggacggggGAGGCAAGCATGGGATGGCCATGCTAAGGCAACTCTCACTGGGTACAAGTCTGAGCACCAGCACATTAACCGACTGTGGGTTCCCCCCAGTGTGCAGCGATGGAGACACAGCGGATAATACATCTGAGGCTATTTCTCCTGAAATGCGCAGCAGAGCCACGGCCAG gggcaaaaaggcaaaaaagggAAAGGTACGTACAAAGAAGACTGCTGTTAAGATTGAAAGAGTCATTCAGGAGGAGAGTCACCCAGGTGATGCCAAGGAGATAGAGCAGCCCTCACTACCAGTGGTTGGCACCTGGGAGTTTGAGCTGGAAGATGAAGAATATCTAAATTTCCTGGAGCTCTTCCTCAGCTACGTGTTAGAGAAGGACAGCACTGATGGAGGGGACTCGGGTGGTGAACTCCCTTTGCTGAAGGGCTTCTCCCCCCAGCTGAGGGACAGAGAGCTGCATTCTCTCACTTTTGATGTGCTCACAACTATTCACCGCCGCCAAAGACATGCACACCatccagagagaaaacactcGGGCAATGATCCTCCAGTGTTCAGAGCTGGCTCCTGCTACAAGCCTGTGAAACGATGTGCGACACCGGAGCTGCAGACTTCCTCTGTTTGGAGTGAAGCCCCTGCATGCAGAACAAGCCTTTCTGTCACCTCTCTTCCTGGAATGAAAGATGGCAGGCAAAAAGGTTTGTTTGGCCTCCGACAGCAGCAAAGTGTGCCTTTAGGCCAAAGAATGAAGGGAGGCCTCTTTGGTCCTGAAGCCAGCCCTATTCGAAGTGCCGTTCCCGCAGGGCAGCCATCAGACAGCTTAATATTTGGCTCCTCAACTTCTGTGGAAGCTGCAATTGAACTGCAGCAGGGCCTGGATCCTAAACTAGAGGCTCAGTTTCCAGAGCTGGGCAGGCTGCTGGAGTGGATGGTACGCTGGGCTGATAGGAGGGTGCTAATAGGACATCAtggcaaaaagaagaaagagagaagtgaaGGGGTTGGAGGAGCACCCGATGAAGGAGTAGTAATTCGTGTTAAAGCCTCTGCGCCCGCCGTCCTCACTTCCCTCAGCATGCTGCAGGCCAGGTACACTGCTCTACTTGGATCTGACTGCTACAGGACTCACATCCAAGTTCCAAGAACACAATGGACTGTAGCCCCTGTGCTGCAGCCTGGGGTGGATATGAGGCTTGAGAAAGAGAGCAGTGTTGATACAGGCTACCCGGGATCAGCCAACACACCCAACGCTGGTCTCGATCACAATCTGCAGCAGGAAGAACTGTCCAT TGACTCTCATACAGATGAACCAGAGGAACTGATGTTTCACAGGACACCTCTCCCTCATGATGAGGATCACCTCACCTTTGATGCTCTGCAGAAACAGTCCAGTTCACAGCAGCCTTCTCTCGATGACTTAGACGTGACGCCTGAAAAAGAAG GtaaaaacagtgacagtgacggCTTCGAAGTGTCATCCTCTGTGTCCGATGAGAACATCTTGGGAAACGTCTGCACGCCTGAAACG AGTTTAAAGCTTGCAGACCTGGACTTGTCAGAAGATGTTGAAGACATGCCCAGTTCCACCTTTCT cCACAACCGTACTACAAGCCTACAAGCCCCCCCACACTCAGAACCCCAAGCTCTTCCTCCTGCCCAGCCTGAGGTCCGCGCAGAGCTTTCTGGTTCAACTGGAGTGCTGCTCCCCAGCTCACCTGTGGATCCTCCCAGCCTTCAGCCACAAAGCTCCACAGCAGGTGCACCCACTGTGGATTCCACAGCCCCCAGTCAGCCACAATCTGCTCAGACTCCCCCAATGAGACAACGTCTGGGTGAAGACTTACTCAGACTGGTCCAG AATATCAACTACATGAGCCTGATGGAAGTTTTGGGAGCCTCATTTTCTAACCTGCAACTTGCCCACCAGAGCGCCTCCTTGGCGCAGTCTATCACAAACTCCTCACACCCTTATGTGCCATTATCTCACGCTACCAGTTTTATCCCTCCACCAAATGCCTTGCCCGTTCAAACCAGCACTTCTGTGGCACCTCAGACACCAGCATGTGCACCAAGTTCGGGATCCAACGACCCTGAGTTCAGTCAGgtccctgcatgtgtgtttgcagaccAGCCTGCCAGACAGAGCTCAGGGAAAATCTCTCTAACAGGCGGCCAGCGTCACACCACCAGGAATCTACCCTCCACTGCTAATGGTGCAGGTGTAAATTATCAG gaaaTGCAGCCACTCTCTGTCCAGGCGGTGTCACCAGAAATCCAGTTCAAGGAGAGCACGAGGTTAATCCCACATTCGCAGGGGCTTCTGGCCACTACTGACACCAGTCACACTGCTCCTGTGTTACCGCCTTGTAATGATAGTACACAAAATGATCCTGCCTCCCAGATTTTGGGCCTGAAGTTACTTCAGCTCCACCGTCCTCCGTTGCCCCACCAGTTGCCCCCCTCACACTATCCTCCAGCCCAGATGCCGCACACCACAAACCGTGCAATGACAGAATCCCATCAGCACAAGTTTGAAAACGTCGACCAGTCCGCCtcaaagaggacagaggaggagaaaagaaacgGGTCTTCGGTTCCAAAAAGACAACTCAGTTTAAATTTTCCACATGATCCAACTCAACCCAAGATTCAGACATCAGAGAGATCCAGGGGGCAGGAGTTCTCACgacttcctccagctcacacacctgcaccaaTGCAGGGCCTTCGTCTGCTACACTTTCAGCCTGTTTCCCAAAGCAACATCACGCTCCCCAAACTACCCATACCATCTTCCTCCAGACCTGCTTCTGTCATTGCAGCTCCGATGGGAGACGCAACTATGATCAAGCTTCTACACATAGAATCTGGACCTAAAATG ATGTTGCCTCTGGCAGCTCCTTCAGCCCAAATGACCCGCCTCATCTCCATGGAGGAGTTGACAAGTTCAGTGATCGGCAGGCAGAATGCTGAAGAGGCTCGACCGCGGTTGCTCAGAGCAGACCCACCTAATGAAAGCACCAGAAGAGCGACCACTTCACACAGCTCTGACTCCAGCAAGAG gcagaagaggagagaggagaaggcagGGAGGTCAAGAAAAACAGAGGTCACATTCAGACTGAATGAGTCCATCATCCTTACACAGGCA CCAACAAATGAGTGTGTCAATGAGGAGCCCGCAGCAGCAGAAGTGATCACTCCTGGACAGGATGCTGCAATTCCATTTG TGCCAGGGTCCTTTGACTCTTTGCTGTCTGGTCAGAAATTATTGGACAAGGCCATGTCCACTTCAGCTGAGCTGCATGCATTTGCTTCCACGTGTAAAAGACCCCCAGAGTGCCATGATGCTTTCACCAACACAGACCCAG cttGTCCTCCCACACTTGTGGATAAAGCTGTGTCTGCCTCTGTGGTTGCTAGTAGCCCCAAAT acacagaggacacccCACAGGGACCAGAGAAGCATCTG gATCTGAATGGCCATCAGTTCATAAGTGTCTTGGATCTAGAAGACAAGGCCCTTCATCAGGATTTGCCACCCTGCCTCGGCTCAGGAGCAGCAGATGTTCCTTCCATCCGTCCTTCTTCACCTACTTCTGCTCAGCTTCACGTTCTTGCAACTTCTGTTATTAgcagtactgctgctgctgatccacAACGCATCGTCACAGTTCCAGAGGATCTCCTTAAACCCACCACTCACACAG ATATCCCTGAGGAGCTcccatcactcattcacattgAGCCTGATGTGGACCCAGAGAGAATCACTCCACAACACTTGGCGGATCCGTCTGACTCTGGAATCTGTCAAGCCATAAAGACCCAGAGCGTCGGACCTCACAGCACCTCATCCACACCTCCTACGGTCTGGTTCTCCTCCCGCCTGTCAGAGCTGGACGCTCAGTTGGCTGCTCTGCAGAACATTGCAGACTGTCTGGAGATGGACTTTTCCAACTCCAGAATG CTGGTGAACACTATTGAAAAGCTCACACCAGTCTTGGCTCCTGATGTGAAGACTAccacagcaataaaaaaaactgtcagaCTGTCTGTCCCACAGGAAG CATGGATGCCACGACTGGACACTTCaactgaacaaaacactgaacaaaacacCTTTGAAGGGGATGACGAAAATAGGGAAGAAGAATTTGTGGGTCATAATAACTCCTGTGCTCCGGAAAGGATGCCATCTTTTAATTTTCCTACATCTTCTCACAGTCACAGCGCTGGATCTTCCTACCTTCACACTCCTCCAA AAATGAGAGATCAGCTGGTCGAAGCATCAGGTATTTCTCCAGT ATGGGCAGATGAGAATCTGGGTCAGGCTGGGCTATCTGATACAGTAGAACTCTTAGACGAGTTGGTGAAGGAAGGATATTTATCCCCGACTGACCTGGATTTGTCCAGTTCACAGACTGCACACCGTGGCAG CGGGCTGGACCAGCAGCAAAGCAGCTGGATGTCACAGAAACGCGTCCTTccagaggatgagaggagagagctgaggaTCTGGATGAGAAGgaaacagagggacagactGGCTGTTtatcaaaaacacagagagagtctgagggagagggagcgcaAACCGTTTTCTACCTCTGGAGCAGCG AAACCAGCAAACAAGAATCAAGCTGGCATTTGGAGAAGCAGAGACGAAAAAGAAAA GTTCATGCTTCTGGAGCAATACAACCAGAGGACCCGTGAAGCCTGCTCTTTGGTAAATGACTTTCCCACCAATCCTCCGACTCTCCTTAGATCCTCACGGACTGCAGGTTCACCACTGCCCTCAACTACACGATCCAACTCTGCTCCACCCCCTGCTGGCACTCCCAG TGCATCTGCCAATGATAAAAGAACTCTCAAGTCAGGACAAGCTCAGCCCCACCTTCGCCCATGGACTGCTGAGATGCAGGCATGGCCTTCAGAGGATTACCGCAGGAGGTTGGGACTACATAGACCAG tGACCTCTCTGCCAAGGGACCGTCTGTCTCAGGTGACCAGACGTGGCATGCTTACTGACAAAAAGAACCACGCTAAACTTCATACAGCCAGCCAGAATGATGTCAGATACCATAGAAAGACGGCATTGAACAGAAGTCCCTCAGAAGGGACTGCTGCAGGGAGGGGGATCCTGAGAGAACAGAtgaggatgaaagagagagaagaggtgaaTCTTTCGGAGCCCACTTCAGAACTGAATAGGCTGCTTGGAGCAGAGGAGTCTGACATA GTTTTGGCTGGACTGCTGGATGAGCAGGATGATGTTGCCAGAGCTGGTGTGACAGACATGGGCTGGTTGGATCACCTTTCTGAGaccggcagcagcagcctcagtaaGATAGACTGGGCTGCTATCGAGAGGATGGTGGCTGCAGAAGAAGCTTGA